Proteins from one Oncorhynchus masou masou isolate Uvic2021 chromosome 12, UVic_Omas_1.1, whole genome shotgun sequence genomic window:
- the LOC135550728 gene encoding proline-rich protein 7-like: protein MVMSQGTYTFLACFAGFWLVWALIVMLCCFCSFVQRRLKRRREERLREQCLRALEMESLECLGTAGLAGYPPSREPLQFCPPLTLSPPLHIPRSLPQGSWASQQEMDVFGKPPCYEEAVLMEDPPPPYCEVLADSRGGTYTKLTPQASRLQQQEPETSKTAPVTVFSERGYSSLIRLPPARRWDSLGHLLSTMDLNHNTLPTEPLSLQAQATVTMPREGRTHTHPELGLRSIHGLQGLTGLEQSCGLPTAFPLLGRSTAV, encoded by the exons ATGGTGATGTCCCAGGGCACGTACACCTTCCTGGCCTGTTTCGCTGGGTTCTGGTTGGTGTGGGCTCTCATCGTCATGCTGTGCTGCTTCTGTAGCTTTGTCCAGCGTCgtctgaagaggaggagggaggagaggctgagggagCAGTGTCTAAGGGCCCTGGAGATGGAGTCACTGGAGTGCCTGGGCACTGCGGGGTTGGCTGGGTACCCTCCATCCAGAGAGCCCCTCCAGTTCTGCCCCCCGCTGACCCTCTCCCCACCGCTGCACATTCCTCGATCCCTCCCCCAGGGCAGCTGGGCCTCCCAACAAG AGATGGACGTGTTTGGGAAGCCCCCCTGCTACGAGGAGGCTGTTCTGATGGAggacccccctcccccctactGTGAAGTGCTGGCTGACAGCCGGGGGGGCACCTACACCAAGCTCACCCCCCAGGCCTCCAGGCTGCAGCAGCAGGAGCCTGAGACCTCCAAGACTGCCCCTGTCACAGTGTTCTCTGAGCGGGGCTACTCCTCCTTGATCCGCCTGCCCCCCGCCCGACGCTGGGACTCCCTGGGTCACCTGCTCTCCACAATGGACCTCAACCACAACACCCTCCCCACGGAgcccctctctctgcaggcccAGGCCACCGTCACCATGCCCCGCGAGGGCCGGACTCACACACACCCAGAGCTAGGGCTGAGAAGTATCCATGGGCTCCAGGGGCTCACGGGGCTAGAGCAGAGTTGTGGCTTACCCACAGCCTTCCCTCTTCTGGGTCGCAGCACAGCCGTGTAG